The proteins below are encoded in one region of Candidatus Binatus sp.:
- a CDS encoding tetratricopeptide repeat protein produces the protein MLAAGGGGETFSTRTAARILAVTPERIRYWVKRNLIRPSQSDGRNYRFAFSDLLEMRLAKELLGSRQHIDPMQRSLERVRELVAPERTFTSLKLVNDEGRIVVRDGPVLIEVQTGQLIFDFDGGYRRGKVEDRFGPARVRERFEEARRIAEDDPLRALTLYSELISREPGNFEAHMRLAILLERENDLDGALRHLLGAAVIVPASAEVHFKLGLLYRKKDENQHALLSFQRALECDPALVEAHRNLAELYDSMGRKRDANRHLSAIHRLIKGD, from the coding sequence ATGTTAGCGGCGGGCGGAGGGGGCGAGACTTTTTCGACGCGTACGGCTGCGAGAATTCTCGCGGTTACTCCCGAACGAATCCGCTACTGGGTCAAGCGCAATCTGATTCGGCCGAGCCAATCCGACGGGCGCAATTATCGCTTCGCCTTCAGCGACCTGCTCGAAATGCGCCTCGCCAAGGAGCTGCTCGGCAGCCGCCAGCATATCGATCCGATGCAGCGTTCGCTCGAGCGCGTGCGCGAACTGGTCGCGCCTGAGCGAACGTTCACGTCGCTCAAGCTCGTCAATGACGAAGGCCGTATCGTGGTGCGCGACGGTCCAGTGCTGATCGAAGTGCAGACCGGCCAGTTGATTTTCGATTTCGACGGCGGCTATCGACGCGGCAAGGTCGAGGATCGATTCGGGCCCGCACGGGTTCGCGAGCGCTTCGAGGAAGCCCGCCGGATCGCCGAAGATGATCCGCTGCGCGCGCTCACCCTCTACAGTGAATTGATCAGTCGCGAGCCCGGCAACTTCGAGGCCCACATGCGCCTCGCGATTTTGCTCGAGCGCGAAAACGATCTCGACGGCGCGCTGCGTCATCTGCTCGGCGCCGCCGTAATCGTTCCCGCCAGCGCCGAAGTGCATTTCAAGCTCGGCTTGCTCTACCGCAAGAAGGATGAGAATCAGCACGCGCTGCTGAGTTTTCAGCGCGCGCTCGAATGCGATCCGGCGCTGGTCGAAGCGCATCGCAACCTCGCCGAACTGTACGACTCGATGGGCCGCAAGCGCGACGCCAATCGCCATCTAAGCGCGATTCATCGCCTGATCAAAGGCGACTAA
- the smpB gene encoding SsrA-binding protein SmpB, producing MARQNGKPSNKGPDGFDLVADNRKARHDFFVEETLEAGLALTGTEVKSLRAHRANLRDSYARIKNGEAFLEGVHIGAYAPAGQFSHKETRARKLLLHRREINRLWGRVREKGYSIIPLKIYFKAGRAKVEIGLAKGKHTYDKREEIARKTSNREIERAMKTRNR from the coding sequence ATGGCGCGGCAGAACGGCAAACCATCAAATAAAGGACCCGACGGATTCGATCTCGTCGCCGATAACCGCAAAGCGCGGCACGATTTCTTCGTCGAGGAGACGCTCGAGGCCGGTCTCGCGCTGACGGGAACCGAGGTGAAGTCGCTGCGGGCGCATCGCGCGAATCTGCGCGACAGTTACGCGCGCATCAAGAACGGCGAAGCGTTTCTCGAGGGGGTGCATATCGGAGCGTACGCGCCGGCCGGCCAGTTCAGCCATAAGGAGACGCGCGCACGCAAACTGCTGCTTCATCGGCGTGAGATCAATCGGCTGTGGGGGCGCGTGCGTGAGAAGGGCTATTCGATTATCCCGCTCAAGATTTATTTCAAGGCGGGGCGCGCCAAGGTCGAGATCGGACTCGCCAAGGGCAAGCACACTTACGACAAGCGCGAAGAGATTGCGCGCAAGACTTCGAATCGCGAGATCGAGCGCGCGATGAAGACTCGCAATCGCTAA